The DNA region ttaaaacatgtaataatttataaCATACTTGTGAaagtgaaattgtgattcatgtgttaaaacatgtaacaaaattgtgaaattgtgattcatatgttaaaacatgtaacataattgtgaaattgtgattcatatgtcaaaatatataacataatcatgTAACATTATAGAGCATACTTGTGAAATtatgtgattcatatgttaaaaacaTGCAACATTGGTCAAAATTGTGTAATTATCCGTCAAAATTAAGTAATTATCGGTCATATTTGTCAAATCCATGGATTCGTGTGTTAGAAAAAGGGTCGACCCAAAAACAACCTTGGTCGACCCAGAATCAACATGGGTCGACCCAGACATGGATCAACACGGTCGACCCAGAAGCAACATGATCGATCCAGAAATCATCATGGTCGACACGGTCATCAGAGCTTTGTAGTTAGGGTCATGTCTTCGCTGCAAGTCAAATATAATGCACTTATTGACTGACCACTGCCACGAGTTTTAGCAAAAACCAGCGCTCATCTGTGTGGACAAGGATGAGAATTCTTCGTGATGGACATTGGGTCGACCCAAGCATGGGTCGCCCAAGCTACCAAGCATTGGGTTCAATCAAAAAACATTGCGTCGACCCAAATATTGGTTGGTAGACCCAAGTAGACCCAAAAGTTGGGTCTACCAAGACCCAAGTCTTGGTTGGTAGACCCAAAAGTTGGGTCGATCAAGCGCTCGGTAGCTTGTGGGTCGACCAAAAAATATTGGGTCGAACCAAGCACTTGGCTCGACCGGTTGGGTCAACACATTTTTTGGTCAACACAAGCTTGTGTCGATACTCTTTCTTCTCCAAGCGAGTCGAAAAAACATAAGCAATAAATCGAAATAAACTTTAACATTACCAGATTTTTGTCAGTCATTTGTCCGATTGAGTTTGCTTAGATTGCAGGATATGCGTGGAGAATTGCCGGGAAGAGAAAGACGATTTGCATTGAGAATTGTCGTCGGAAAAGAAATGAAACAGGGTCGAGTGAAGAGAAACTTGGTTTGGAATCACCCGGAATGAGATTGATgtatttaatgttaaaagagtTAAATTAATGATGCATTATATTTATGTAAATTGACTTTTAGATCTTTTTTCTAAAATTAGTCACAGTACAGCCCCATTTCCCTAAATTTCCCCATATCTATGCTGccagaaaaagaaaaggaaagaatgaagctaagaaaaaaaaagaattaaaataagCTTCAACATTCAAACAACAATAGAAGAAAAAAACAccaaaaaataaagtatcgaaCCCGTCGTTATCTCGGTAAAGCTGAATTCCCACTGTTTCTGTCTGATTGTTCAGGTCGGAGTTGCTTCGCAGTCTACTGGTTCCACGAGCAGAACAAAGGATACCGATAAACGCGAGTGGGAAACGGGGAAGACGATGCGGTTGACTGAAACGAAGGGTACAGCTGAAATTGGACAATCGAAGATAAAGAGGCGGCGGCGGCTTGCACACGCAACTCATCATTGTTCTCTACCTCAGCGGTGTTGGAAAACAAAAGCAGAAGAGAGAGTACAGATGAATCAGGAGGAAATCCACATTTATTGAATCACAAACTTGGCTATTATATAGCCTTACAAAGCAAATAGAAATAACTGAACAAACTTGAAAATAGCTAACGTCTAAACAGACCAACAATGCTGAAAATACAAAGTCAACAAATAACAAAACCCAAAATAAAAGGAAGTAGTGGTAACTAACCACTAAACTAGTAAAATAAACATTAACATTTCCTCCCTTAAACTGAAGAGTACAAGCTTCAGTTTACATCATTTTCAGAGCAGATTCCCAATTGTTCTCgtagtttgacaaaagtattcaACTTGAGCGGCTTAGTCATTATGTCAGCTAGTTGTTCTTGTGTATCACAATATACTAATTCCACAATACCATCCTTTGTAAGATCTCGAAGAAAATGAAAACGCACATCTATGTGCTTACTTCGACCATGCATTACTGGAGTCTTTGAAAGTTTGATTGCAGAGCTACTGTCACATTGAATAATACATGACCTGCTTTGATTGTGATCTAGCTTTCCCAACACCCCTTTTAACCATACTGCCTTACATGCACATGAAGTTGCTGCAATGAATTCTGCCTCTGTGGTGGATAAACTCACTACTGGTTGTTTCTTTGATGACCAAGAAATTGCCCCTGAacttaataaaaaaacataaccTGAGGTGCTCTTTCGATCTTCCAAGTCTCCTGCATAATCACTGTCAGTGTAAGCAACAAGTTCATCTTCTCCTCCCTTATTGTAGAATATCCCAAAATCAGTTGTTCCTTTTAGATACCGTAGCACTCTTTTTGCTGCTTGTAAATGTAACTCAGTATGATTCTCCATATGTCTGCTAATTATACTTACTACAAACATTAGATCTGGTCGAGTAGCTGTGAGATACATGAGACTCCCTACTACCTGTTTATAGTAAGTCTTGTCTACTTTAGCTCCCCCTTCATCTTTCACAAGCTTACAACCAGGAACAATAGGATTAAGAACATAATTACTTTTATCCATTCCAAATCTGTTGAGTACCTCTAAGGCATATTTTTTTTGACTTATAAAAATACCATTAGATTTTTGCAAAACTTCAAGTCCAAGAAAATACCTCATCCTTCCAAGATCAGTCATATCAAACTCATGCTTCATGGAATGTTTAAACTCAGCAGACATTGTTTCATCATTTCCTGTAAAGATtagatcatcaacatataaactCACAATCAAAACTTTACCTTCCTTGTTAGTTTTGATGAACAAAGTATGCTCATAGTCACATTTTTCAAAAGCTTCCTTCATGAAATATGCTTCTATACGACTGTACCAAGCACGTGGTGCTTGCTTGAGCCCGTAGAGGGCTTTCTTTAACTTATAAACTTTTTGCTCATTTCCTTTTTGCACATAACCACAAGGTTGTTCGACAAAGACTTCTTCATTCAATTCGCCATGTAAGAATGCAGATTTCATGTCTAACTGATGAATGGACCACCCTCTTTGAGCTGCAAGTGCGACTACCAACCGAATTGTTTCCATACGTGCCACAGGTGCAAAAACCTCAGTATAATCTATCCCATATTGCTGTGTGTAACCCTTTGCCACAAGCCGAGCTTTGTGTTTTTCTACTTCTCCATTTTCATTAAACTTAGTCCTTGTAGACCCACTTTACTCCAATTGTTTTTCCTCCCTTTGGTAATTCTGTCAATTCCCATGTACCATTTTTCTTTATTGATTCCATTTCAGTATCCATAGCTGTTCTCCATCTCTTACTTTTAACAGCTTCTTCAAAATAAACTGGATCGGCAGCTGCAAACATAGCAAGTTGGGCTTCATGCTCCTCCTCAGAAAGTCCTTCACCTGTCTCATAATTTCTCATCCAAACAGGTGGTCTTCTATTTCTGGCTACTGCATTTGAAGGGGAAGTATTGTCTCTGTTTTGTATCAATAAATCTGATTCAGTGGCTAAATCAGATTCAGTGGCTGCAACATCACTTTCTTCTTCATGTTCAATGGCATCATTATCACTTTCTTCTTCATGTTCAATTGCTTCTATCCCATCATCACCCCATTCTAGATCACAAACAATAGCTTCTTCATACTTCTTATCCCAATCCCAATTCTTCTCTTCTTCAAACACAACATCCCTATTGATTATGATCTTTTGTGAAATGGGGCCATAGAGTCTGTAAGCCTTTGATTCTTCACTAACTCCCAACAATACACAACTGAAACATTTATCATCAAGCTTTGTTCTTTTGCTGTCAGGCACATGAGCATGTGAAATGCATCCAAAAACTCTAAAATAGTCAACTGAAGGTTTGAGTTTACCCCAAGCTTCTTCTGGAGTTTTGTTTTGTACTACAAAAGTTGGACTTCGATTCAAGATATGCACGGTCTAATTTACAGCTTCAGGCCAGAAGTTCTTTGGAATCTTTTTTTCTGATAGCATACTACGAACCATATTCATAATGGTTCTATTCTTGCGTTCTGCAACTCCATTCTGTTGTGGCGTGTATGCAGCTGTTAACTGTCGTCGTATGCCATGAACATCACAGAAATTTGCAAATTCTTGGGATGTGAACTCACCTCCTCGATTAGTACGCAAACTTTTAATAAATGAGTTTGTTTCCTTCTCAACATGAATCTTAAATCTTTTGAAAACAGCAAGCGCTTCTGATTTTTCAACCAAAAAATAGACCCATGTTTTTCGACTAAAATCATCAGTGAAAGTGAGCAAGTACCTTTTCCTGTTGTTTGAGATTGGATTAATCGGTCCACAAATGTCTGCATGTACTAACTGTAAAATTTCAGCAGCTCGCCAATTGCTTTTCTTTGGAATTGAAGCCCTGTGTTGTTTTCCTACCAAACAATCTTTGCATAGTTTAGAGGGAGGCTGAAATTTTGGTAATCCATTCACCATCTTCCTCTGTTGAAGAGTCTTTAAGCCGTTAGCTCAAGTGGCCATATCGACAGTGCCAAAGCTGCAAAATGTCTTCTGTGATTGTGTTAAAACAAGTAGATGAAATAGGTTGGGATAGAGCATGCAACACGAACATCCGATTTGCTGAAATTTTGGTGTCCATAATCAAACCTTTTTGTGAATGAAACACCTTACACTTGCCATGTTGAAACAAAATGGTAAGCCCTTTTTCTTGTAATAGTCCAATACTCAGCAGATTATTCCTCAACTCAGGAACATAAAAGACTCCAGTGATGATCTGTGTCATTTCATTTGTTTTCAGCCTTACATTCCCCTTTCCTAATACGGACATTTTTGTGTTGTTCCCAAGCTTCACTGAATCTCGaaaattttcattgaattctgAGAAATAATCCTTTTTTCCACACATATGATTGTTGCATCCAGAGTCAAGAAACCGCGTATCTTCTCTATTGGTGTTACTCAGATCCACATACGTCATTAACAACATCTCCTCTTGATTTCCTGCATAGTTTGCCTCTGTCTCTCGGGTTGGACATTCCCATTCAAAATGCCCTAGCTTGTGACAATTATAGCACTCCACTGTGGCTTTATCAAAAGATCTCCTGCTACGTCCTCTTCCTCGTCCTCTATAAtttccacgaccacgacctctgCTTCCAGAGTGATCTCCATGAGTAACTTTCAAGGCTTGTTCTTCTTCTAACACATGAGAGTTCATGCGTTGTTCCTGTACCAGAAGACTACTCTGTAACTCATCTATGGTTAGAGTGTCTAAATCGTTAGACTCTTCAATAGAGCAGACAACATAATCAAATTTGGAAGTCATAGATCGTAAAATCTTTTCAACAATTGCAGTATTTCCTTTATCTTCACCATTGACTTTCATTTTGTTGGCAATAGCAAGAGTACGAGAGAAATATTCGTTCACAGATTCTCCCTGCTTCATGTGAAGAATTTCAAATTCCTTCCTCAGAGCTTGCAAATTTCCACGCTTCACCCGTGTGGTACCCTGATATTTCCGCTTCATAGAATCCCATATGTCTTTCGCAGTTGTTTTGTTTAGGATTGTTTCTAGGATAGAACGATCTAATGCCTGAAACAGATAGTTCTTAGCCTTCAAATCCTTTAACTGCTGATCTTCAATCTGCTTTCTCTGTGCCTTTGTTAGAACAGCACCTTCAGCCATTGCCGGAACTCCATTCTCTACAAGTCCCCAATATTCCTTTGCACGCAAGATGTTTTCCATGAGCATTGCCCAATGATCATAGTAGCCATCAAACTTCGGAACAGCTGGCTGGACAAACGAACTCTCTGTTGTCATTATTGAAGTAAAACACACGTAGAAGACTGCTGCTTCTAGCTAATCAGGCCCCTATAAtggagctctgataccaaatgttggAAAACAAAAGCAGAAGAGAGAGTACAGATGAATCAGGAGGAAATCCACATTTATTGAATCACAAACTTGGCTATTATATAGCCTTACAAAGCAAATAGAAATAACTGAACAAACTTGAAAATAGCTAACGTCTAAACAGACCAACAATGCTGAAAATACCAAGTCAACAAATAACAAAACCCAAAATAAAAGGAGGTAGTGGTAACTAACCACTAAACTAGTAAAATAAACATTAACAAGCGGAACAATACTCCGCTGACACGCCTGTCAAATATATCCAATAACACTTTTCCACGTGGCCCCGTACAATCAAAatttctatttaaaatatttagcaaaataaattataaagcaTGGGACCATGTGTTATCCCACCACATGAAAACAAAATCAGGCCAATTGTGTTGCATAGTCGAATGAATCTCGTGCGTACGGACACATGGAAATTTTACATAAGTCTATTGTATAACGTTTGAATCACAGTTTCATATAGAGACTATATGTTTTACGGTGAAGAGTTCTCCAATAcgaataataatgataattttCTCGTCAGTCGtcgtattttttttataatctcTAAATTAAGATGTGTATTAGATAAACTCTCGGACGATAGATGATCATGTAATTTGTACGTCGATCGATGGTTTGTTGTATGAAACGACAACAGAAATGCGTTGCAAGTGCAAAGCAGCAGCATGAAGACCCATCTGAACACGTGGCGAACGGTCATTGGTTTCCATGCATGTATGTGTGAAGATGCGGCGTGCCATTGCCATGTGTTTTCCCGCGCAAGCAGGAGAGGGTTTATTTTCCCGCAAAACAAAAAACCATccgaataataataataatactacCTGTACTTTAAAACAATTACCGAGTCGTCCCCCACCCACCGCCTTCTCGCCTGAGTGAGTGGGCGACCGCCGACTGGCAGTGACACGGCCAGCTCTCGCTTGTGTAATTTTGTAATATTCAACCTCGTCTACTGTCGGGAGCTTCTTGATTTGATTTTTCCCCATCCCGATTCTTCTGAGACCTGTCGATTCGTTAAATCGGGGATCTGAAAGATATGGACGAGCGGAAGAATTTCCATCCCGAAGATGTGTCGGAGACCACAATTGAAGCTcgattcgatttttttttcaaggttttacttttttttctttctcCTTTCAATTTCTGACGCTGCGCTGTTTTCCTTTGCCATTTTATCTTTTGTTTCACCGCTGCTGCTGTCATTCTTTCTTGTTATTGACAACGAGCTTAATTtcggtttctttctttctttttttccgTTTTAATGAAGTTGTGTACggtttaaaagcttttgattttataCTATTATTTACTGCTGATCTGCTCTtagataaaattattaattatttcaaCAAGCATGCTGTAAATCAGTAATAGCCCATGCCACGGGCTGTGCTGTTCAGGTTTTGTCTGTTTTATTACTTGCTAAATAATAGGATTTTCGTTTTGTTTTGCTGCAATTACTCAATGTAAATCAGATTCTTTTCTTTTGACATTACATGTTAATAGATTTGAATTTACATGCATTCGATTTTGAATGATTTGTTGATTCACATATGCCCCTATCCTATAAACAGAATGATTTACAGTTGAACGAGGAAATTTTTATGACACAAGCCACCAAGCTGTTTGCCGAGACCAAGAGTATTTTGTTGGCCAATATATCCGCTGTTGGGACTGGGCTGGTATGCAGCGACCTTAGCCGTTTTGCTTGTCTCATTATCGCCACTGATTGCATGAAAACTTAATGGATTACGCCTTATCATGAATGGGTGATTTACTGTCAGATTAACACACTAATAGTTGAATGATGTTTTTACATTATTAGCCGGAAGAAGCAGAACGGTATTGGTTTGCATTTGTGCTTTTCACGGTTAGAAGACTGACGAACAATGGTGGGATCACAGAAAAGGCACCTACTTTATGCCAGATACTGCGAAAGGCCAGGCTcaagtatttttcatttttcttttacttgcttgatatttttttttgtgttgtgGAAATTAGAAGTTTTAGATAATAGGAAACATTTATTTCTTTGCCTGCAGCATCGTTGACTTCTTTAAAGAACTTCCTCAATTCTTGATCAAGGTCGGATCAATTTTAAGTAACCTGTATGGTGGGGATTGGGAGAAGAGAATTGAGGTACTTGTCTTGTATCTCAGATTGTCTTACCTTTTTTACCTAGTTATTCTATTTGTTTAACGTGTTTCACACCCTCACCTTATAATTATGGTACTATGTTTTAATGACTCATTCCTGCTTTATGGTATTAGGCAAAGGAAATACAAACCAATTTTGTGCACTTGATCCTTTTGAGCAAGTGAGTTTTCATTTAGTATGttatatttcttttcttttgcatttatggcaattttcaaagtttcagtTGGTTGCATTGTCTGGTTGAATTATTTTTCTACATGTTTCCGGAGAATGATTTCATTATCTTCAAAAGTATTCCTTATTGTTTCCTTTATTATTTTAGTCTTACATTTGTcttctaaatattttataaaatgaagTCGATATCATTTAAACATTGCATTATAACTTATTAGTTATTTGACATAAATTAAATAAGCTAAAATTTCTTTCCTTATATGGTACTGCTTCTCAATCATCAGCAGCATTGGAAGCTTTGGTGTTTTCCCTGCACAACCCCTGCCCTTTCCCAAGAGAATAAAATTCCAAACAAAGTTAAAAAGTAAAATAATCGCGAATTAGGACCATATTATCATAGAGACTGGGTGTTATACTCTTTTGTTAAATCAATACTCTTTTTCACAGACAATATCACACATTTAGCTTTGTTAGTTAGATGCCCTGAGTTGATTCAATATTTGTACTATGATTCCAGGCATTACAAGCGTGCATATCAGCAATTTTTCTTGACAGTTGATGCTAGTGATGACAAGCATTCAGCTGGTGACAACAACCCTGGCTGCGTCTCAGACTATTATCGCTTTGGATGGTTGCTTTTCCTAGCGCTGCGTGAGCATATGCTCGGCCGTTTCAAGGACCTTGTAACATGCACCAATGGTCTAGTCTCAGTAGTGGTTGGTAGagtttaatgtttaattttgtgaaatttaCTTAATTCCAATTCTGTTGGTTCTTTTACTCATACAAACAAGAACTGTAATATGTATTAGTAGACGTTGATTAACAAATTTGTGTGCTTTGGCCCTAACCTCTGGGGACAGTGTAGTCTTCTtatcttaatttttttgttgaatCTGGTAGTTTTACAATGCTTCATGTGAATTTTTTGGCAGGCATTACTTGTTATACATGTACCTGTAAAGTTCAgaaaatttgatatttatgACTCAGAACGCTTTGGTAATCTTTCTTTGGCGTATTTCACCTAAAAGCTAGAACTAAATGGAATTACTTTGTAGGTTAAGGCATCTTTCCATTTGTTCCTTTGTATACAGTTATGACAAATGGCAAGGCTGACATACTTGCATCACTTTGCAAAATGTATGAGACCTCGGAAGATGAGTTGAAGAAAATGCTGGAAAAAGCAAATAGCTTGATAACTACTATATTGAAGAAAAAGTCTTACTTGGCTGCTGAATGCACACCCCAAAATTTGGAAAATATTGTCACAGGTTGGTCTATTTAGTTGGCATTTCAACAGCTTTCTTCCAAGGATACTGTCCTTTGAACTGTGTAGTATTTAATGTTGTTATGTCTAAGTGCAGATGGGTTGATCTATTTTGAAGATTTGATGAATGAATCATCTTTGTCTACGAATATGATGTTATTAGAAAAGGATTATGATATGATTCTCAATAAGGGTGAACTGGATGAGAGAATATTCATCGATGAAGATGACAGCTTGCTAGGTTCGAGCAGTCTATCTGGGGATGCAATAAATATTAGAGGAAATGGAACCAAGgttactttctaattaattattCCTCTGTTTCCATAAACTTCAATCTTCTTTGTCTACAAATTTTACTTTTTCTCATGCTTAGAGAAAATTCGACTTAGTATCATCCCCGACAAAGACGGTCACAAGTCCACTTTCTTGCCACACATCTCCTCTAAGTCATTCGTACGAAATTCCTACTGTTGGCTTGTACAGAATGGTTGCTACACCTGTCAGCACAGCTATGACTACTGCTAAATGGCTACGAACTGTTGTAGCTCCTCTTCCATCAAAACCTCCAGCAGAACTGGAGAGATTCCTATCATCTTGTGATAGGGATGTGACAACTGATGTTATTAGAAGAGCTCACATAATACTTGAGGCCATCTTTCCAAGCAGTGGACTAGGGCAAAGTGCAAGTTTGATGGATAACATATGGGCTGAACAACGTCGACTGGAAGCAATGAAGCTTTACTACAGGGTTCTGCAAGCAATGTGCACAGCGGAATCTCAGATTTTGCACGCAATCAATTTAACATCTTTGCTGACCAATGAGAGGTTTCACAGATGTATGCTTGCCTGCTCAGCTGAACTCGTTCTCGCTACGCATAAAACTGTGACAATGTTATTTCCAACTGTGTTGGAGAGAACTGGAATTACTGCTTTTGATCTCAGTAAGGTTATAGAAAGTTTCATCAGGCATGAAG from Primulina tabacum isolate GXHZ01 chromosome 14, ASM2559414v2, whole genome shotgun sequence includes:
- the LOC142524246 gene encoding retinoblastoma-related protein-like, with the translated sequence MDERKNFHPEDVSETTIEARFDFFFKNDLQLNEEIFMTQATKLFAETKSILLANISAVGTGLPEEAERYWFAFVLFTVRRLTNNGGITEKAPTLCQILRKARLNIVDFFKELPQFLIKVGSILSNLYGGDWEKRIEAKEIQTNFVHLILLSKHYKRAYQQFFLTVDASDDKHSAGDNNPGCVSDYYRFGWLLFLALREHMLGRFKDLVTCTNGLVSVVALLVIHVPVKFRKFDIYDSERFVMTNGKADILASLCKMYETSEDELKKMLEKANSLITTILKKKSYLAAECTPQNLENIVTDGLIYFEDLMNESSLSTNMMLLEKDYDMILNKGELDERIFIDEDDSLLGSSSLSGDAINIRGNGTKRKFDLVSSPTKTVTSPLSCHTSPLSHSYEIPTVGLYRMVATPVSTAMTTAKWLRTVVAPLPSKPPAELERFLSSCDRDVTTDVIRRAHIILEAIFPSSGLGQSASLMDNIWAEQRRLEAMKLYYRVLQAMCTAESQILHAINLTSLLTNERFHRCMLACSAELVLATHKTVTMLFPTVLERTGITAFDLSKVIESFIRHEESLPRELRRHLNSLEERLLESMVWEKGSSMYNTLIVARPALSAEISRLGLLAEPMPSLDAIATHIDMSCGVPPAVPKQEKHGQNGDIRSPKKASSEYRSVLVERNSFTSPVKDRLMALNNTKSKFPPPALQSVFASPTRPNPGDGGETIAETAINVFFNKTIKLAAVRINGMVERLQLSHQLRESIYCLFQKIIGQRTSLFFNRHIDQIILCCFYGVTKISQRNLTFKEIIFNYRKQPQCKPQVFRSVYVDWTAVRLNGKSGPDHIDIITFYNEIFVPAVKPLLVEFASTGSAQSSSCAQEARNNNYGPCPASPKPSSFPSIPDMSPRKVSSAHNVYVSPLQSSKMDALISHSSKSYYACVGESTHAYQSPSKDLTAINKHLNGTRKLRGTLNFDKVDVDVGLVTDSMVANSLYLKNGNVSLKSEQPDS